From Roseofilum capinflatum BLCC-M114, one genomic window encodes:
- a CDS encoding gas vesicle protein GvpG, whose amino-acid sequence MIIKLLTLPVLGPIEGMLWIGEQVLEHANAELNDKEDLNKQLLTLQLAFDMGDISEEEFEEQEEALLLAIQELEEEDNE is encoded by the coding sequence ATGATTATAAAATTACTCACCCTACCCGTTCTTGGCCCCATTGAAGGGATGCTGTGGATTGGCGAACAAGTCCTAGAACATGCCAATGCCGAGTTAAATGACAAGGAAGATTTGAACAAGCAATTGCTCACCCTTCAGTTAGCCTTTGATATGGGGGACATTTCCGAAGAAGAATTTGAAGAACAAGAAGAAGCACTGTTACTAGCCATTCAGGAGTTAGAAGAAGAGGATAATGAATAA
- a CDS encoding GvpL/GvpF family gas vesicle protein: MNDSAAFYLYGIFPSPGPQHLDGVGLDKQPIYAHQVDGFTFVYSEAKQNRYLASRRNLLSHERVLEEAMQAGYRTVLPLQFGLTVENWQEVQALLIEPYRDQLTALFQKLKGHREVSVKVLWEMENELHQVLEENEQLKEKRDRLEGQPLAMDQVIGIGQALEQALQRRQDEIIGEFQQVLNPLAIEVIENDTLTDAMIYNTAYLIPWDDEPKFSQQVEHLDLHFEGRLRIRYNNFTAPFNFAKLED, translated from the coding sequence ATGAATGATTCTGCCGCCTTTTATCTTTATGGTATTTTTCCCTCTCCAGGGCCGCAACACTTAGATGGGGTGGGATTGGATAAACAACCCATTTATGCTCACCAGGTGGATGGTTTTACATTTGTGTACTCGGAGGCCAAGCAAAACCGCTATTTGGCCAGTCGTCGGAATCTGTTGTCCCACGAACGGGTGTTAGAAGAGGCGATGCAAGCGGGATATCGCACGGTTTTACCTCTGCAATTTGGATTAACAGTGGAGAATTGGCAAGAGGTGCAAGCGCTGCTGATTGAGCCGTATCGAGACCAGTTAACGGCGTTATTCCAAAAGCTCAAGGGCCATCGAGAGGTCAGTGTTAAGGTATTGTGGGAGATGGAGAACGAACTACACCAGGTTTTAGAGGAAAATGAGCAATTAAAGGAAAAGCGCGATCGCCTGGAAGGACAACCCTTAGCCATGGATCAGGTGATTGGCATCGGTCAAGCGCTGGAGCAAGCCTTACAGCGTCGCCAGGATGAGATTATTGGCGAATTTCAACAGGTGCTGAATCCTCTGGCGATCGAAGTGATTGAAAATGACACCCTCACCGATGCCATGATTTACAATACTGCCTATCTCATTCCTTGGGATGATGAACCCAAATTCTCACAGCAAGTCGAGCATTTAGATCTCCATTTTGAAGGCCGTTTACGGATTCGATATAATAACTTTACCGCTCCATTCAATTTTGCCAAATTAGAGGATTAA
- a CDS encoding L-threonylcarbamoyladenylate synthase produces the protein MSQVSLQEVIAGAKAGQLVSFPTDTVPALAALPQCAPLIFAAKNRSLDKPLILMGAAPEDLWPFCQGTPEEEQIWQQVAAQYWPGMLTLVLPASAAVPKELNPQNPTSIGLRIPNCAIAQTLLAQTGPLATTSANRSGHPPLETLAEIAAQFPQVLTLNSHEFNPETSASGIPSTVARWTGNDWEILRQGAVQIN, from the coding sequence ATGAGCCAAGTTTCCCTCCAGGAAGTAATTGCGGGAGCCAAAGCCGGTCAATTGGTGAGCTTCCCCACGGATACCGTACCCGCTTTAGCCGCCCTTCCCCAGTGCGCCCCCCTAATTTTTGCGGCCAAAAACCGCAGTTTAGACAAACCCCTGATCCTGATGGGAGCTGCTCCAGAAGACCTCTGGCCCTTTTGCCAAGGAACTCCAGAAGAAGAGCAAATTTGGCAACAGGTAGCCGCCCAATATTGGCCGGGAATGCTCACTCTCGTTTTACCCGCATCTGCGGCCGTACCTAAAGAACTGAACCCGCAAAATCCCACCAGTATTGGTTTGAGGATACCCAATTGTGCGATCGCCCAAACCCTTCTCGCTCAAACCGGCCCCCTAGCCACCACCAGCGCCAACCGCTCCGGCCATCCTCCCCTAGAAACCCTAGCCGAAATTGCCGCCCAATTCCCCCAAGTGCTAACCCTGAACTCCCATGAGTTTAACCCCGAAACCTCAGCCAGTGGTATTCCCTCAACCGTTGCCCGTTGGACAGGGAACGACTGGGAAATTTTAAGACAAGGAGCCGTTCAGATCAATTAA
- a CDS encoding sensor histidine kinase yields MNRNYSASSSDADDMQQLKLAYHMATDMAKFKQGFLGRISHELRSPLNGLIGMHQLILNDLCDSPEEEREFIAKAHDSALKLIKLIDEMVIISKTEQGTDVMEIETIPLTEVFQDIYDLTYLQAANRNLHLDIVMPDPEIYVQADLRRLRQVLTSLVDSAISHMSEGSIHLHADAVPETQQVYLYLEDQRSPDCWQEPIDLLNTPPSPELDWNGSPSPGLTLMANQLLLELMNGSLELLQVPSPEASAQTSRILCKLPWGSVETEEPSAVIQD; encoded by the coding sequence ATGAACCGTAATTATTCTGCTTCCTCATCCGATGCGGATGACATGCAACAGCTTAAATTGGCTTATCACATGGCAACGGATATGGCCAAGTTCAAGCAAGGATTTTTAGGCAGAATTTCCCATGAACTGCGATCGCCCCTCAACGGCCTGATCGGAATGCATCAACTGATTCTCAATGACCTCTGTGACTCCCCAGAAGAAGAACGAGAATTTATCGCCAAAGCTCATGATTCTGCCCTCAAATTAATTAAGCTCATTGATGAAATGGTGATCATTTCCAAAACCGAGCAAGGAACCGATGTCATGGAAATCGAAACCATTCCCTTAACCGAAGTCTTTCAAGACATCTATGATTTAACCTATTTACAGGCAGCCAATCGCAATTTACACCTGGATATTGTCATGCCTGACCCCGAAATTTACGTCCAAGCCGATTTACGTCGCCTTAGACAAGTCTTAACCAGTTTAGTTGATAGTGCCATATCCCACATGAGCGAAGGCTCTATTCACCTTCATGCCGACGCTGTTCCCGAAACCCAACAAGTTTATCTCTATCTCGAAGACCAACGCTCCCCCGACTGCTGGCAAGAACCCATTGATCTACTCAACACTCCCCCTTCCCCAGAATTAGATTGGAATGGTTCACCCTCCCCAGGACTCACCCTCATGGCCAATCAACTGCTCTTAGAACTGATGAACGGCAGCCTAGAGTTACTCCAAGTTCCCTCCCCTGAAGCGTCCGCACAAACCAGTCGCATTTTGTGTAAATTACCTTGGGGTAGTGTGGAAACTGAAGAGCCAAGCGCTGTCATTCAAGATTAA